A genomic segment from Cyanobium sp. NIES-981 encodes:
- a CDS encoding DUF3007 family protein yields the protein MTKGQSLLLGLAVLGLGAIGYALFQANGFEGFSAGIGASTLLMVVVVGWTASYLFRAVSGNMTYMQQRRSYRAAYDAATTAELQRKFEALSPEEQLRLLRETGQLAAEGPDPDDGGIEPSGTVPGPAVEGGAVQGEA from the coding sequence ATGACCAAGGGCCAATCCCTGCTGCTGGGACTGGCGGTGCTGGGCCTTGGCGCCATCGGCTATGCCCTGTTCCAGGCCAACGGCTTCGAAGGCTTCTCCGCCGGCATCGGCGCCTCCACCCTGTTGATGGTGGTGGTGGTGGGCTGGACGGCCAGCTACCTGTTCCGGGCTGTGAGCGGCAACATGACCTACATGCAGCAGCGCCGCAGCTACCGCGCCGCCTACGACGCCGCCACCACCGCGGAGCTGCAGCGCAAATTCGAAGCCCTCAGCCCGGAGGAGCAGCTGCGATTGCTGCGTGAAACAGGCCAGCTGGCGGCAGAGGGCCCCGACCCCGACGACGGCGGCATCGAGCCGAGCGGCACGGTTCCGGGCCCGGCGGTTGAGGGCGGGGCTGTTCAGGGCGAGGCATAG
- the trpA gene encoding tryptophan synthase subunit alpha — MSAAPTLIQQRFSHLQEQGRCALMPFLMAGDPDLATTRATLLALQAAGADLVELGIPYSDPLADGPVIQAAASRALAAATTPARVLEMLAGLRGELTLPVVLFTYSNPLLNRGMDAFCRDAATAGAAGLVVPDLPLEEAEKLSGIAAAHGLDLVLLVAPTTPPARMERIHHASRGFTYLVSVTGVTGVRTSLESRVGPLVQQLKAQGGTPVAVGFGISGPEQARQVRDWGADGAIVGSALVKVMAAAHDEGHDVAAAAAGFCTALRSGLDA, encoded by the coding sequence GTGTCCGCCGCCCCCACCCTGATCCAGCAGCGTTTCAGCCATCTGCAGGAGCAGGGCCGCTGCGCCCTGATGCCGTTCCTGATGGCGGGCGATCCGGATCTCGCCACCACTCGGGCCACCCTGCTGGCCCTGCAGGCCGCCGGGGCGGATCTGGTGGAGCTGGGCATTCCCTACAGCGATCCGCTCGCCGATGGTCCCGTGATCCAGGCCGCCGCCAGCCGGGCGCTGGCCGCTGCCACCACCCCGGCGAGGGTGCTGGAGATGCTGGCCGGGCTGCGGGGGGAACTCACCCTGCCGGTGGTGCTGTTCACCTACAGCAACCCCCTGCTCAACCGGGGGATGGACGCCTTCTGCCGCGATGCGGCTACCGCCGGAGCCGCCGGGCTGGTGGTGCCGGATCTTCCCTTGGAGGAAGCCGAGAAACTCTCCGGCATCGCCGCCGCCCACGGCCTGGATCTGGTGCTGCTGGTGGCCCCCACAACCCCGCCCGCCCGGATGGAGCGAATCCACCACGCCAGCCGTGGCTTCACCTATCTGGTGAGCGTCACCGGCGTGACGGGGGTGCGCACCAGCCTGGAGTCCCGCGTGGGGCCGCTGGTGCAGCAACTCAAGGCACAGGGTGGCACCCCGGTGGCGGTGGGGTTCGGAATCTCGGGTCCTGAGCAGGCGCGCCAGGTGCGCGACTGGGGCGCCGACGGCGCCATCGTGGGCAGTGCCCTGGTGAAGGTGATGGCGGCAGCCCA